In Rutidosis leptorrhynchoides isolate AG116_Rl617_1_P2 chromosome 2, CSIRO_AGI_Rlap_v1, whole genome shotgun sequence, one genomic interval encodes:
- the LOC139889826 gene encoding uncharacterized protein, translating into MGELARGQSMQAMMKATRAGNRHAITQPVVDKDFEVKGQILNMITHQCQFRDDAKDWLESLPEGEIDSWTVMEDKFLQRFFPASKAAKLQSDINHFVQKSNETLYDAWTRFCKILRNYPQHGLNNFNKVQIFYKGVNVPTMKEIYIAAGGSLMKKTPDEAYNIISETATPSYAWHQEMDISRFSHVAGTKTSDEPASVRAQLATVKRQMESMSKEMHAIRVGCELCQGPHLTKDCNQASMEEQANYLGNQYNNQYQGGSSGYQRNGPPRFVNRNQNQSYVDKGPLLEELLRGFIIKTDESITSLRQDSESIKQQVRSQHASIQNLERDVGRIAQSLTERPPGALPSNTQSNPNVNVPPRAIWTNNNRNDVKNKEPQVSNYSQVNAISGVEGYDSDEVIPTYTFNSVDVWIRVSDITPAYGNYLMSLMTGSSSSSGNQELEVKSVETTESPEFSVAEIKVEEKVKPSPKLKVYKPPIPYPRAIQSEQPKDTVCMPNYGKFLKDLMAKKGEHEQASSAFLEAKCADILEKSDMPPKLGDPGPFIVLCSIDDSEIFKCLTDSGVSINLMPLSVYSRLGLNELKSTNTGVRMVNQSISKPIGIAENLVVKVGELEFPEDFVVVDMPEDKVVPIVLGRPFLATAGTLTDWRTCKLILRDIGKTLSFQTKFSVKPPPTLVDYVNVITSVETEASKPNKCGGMVEEKLIDTPDDSVIDKSMRKLYTRVRNLISEKDEHVRNRLVSNLSRKERKSLGS; encoded by the exons atgggtgaactagCGAGAGGTCAATCAATGCAAGCGATGATGAAAGCCACGAGGGCTGGTAATAGACATGCCATTACCCAACCGGTAGTTGATAAAGATTTTGAGGTTAAAGGGCAGATTTTGAATATGATAACTCACCAGtgccagttcaggg ATGATGCAAAGGACTGGTTAGAATCATTGCCCGAAGGTGAAATTGACAGTTGGACGGTTATGGAAGATAAGTTCTTGCAGCGTTTCTTTCCCGCTTCAAAGGCCGCAAAACTACAGagtgacattaatcactttgttcaaAAGTCAAACGAGACACTCTATGATGCTTGGACCCGATTCTGTAAAATACTTCGAAAttatcctcaacacgggttgaacaattttAATAAGGTCCAGATTTTTTATAAGGGTGTTAATGTGCCGACAATGAAAGAGATCTATATTGCTGCAGGTGGCTCGTtaatgaaaaagactccggatgaagCTTACAACATCATCTCTGAAACTGCTACGCCTTCTTATgcttggcatcaagagatggatatTTCTCGCTTTTCTCATGTCGCTGGTACCAAAACTAGTGATGAACCCGCATCGGTTAGAGCACAACTTGCAACTGTTAAAAGACAGATGGAGTCGATGTCTAAAGAGATGCACGCTATAAGAGTTGGTTGTGAGTTATGTCAGGGACCACATCTCACAAAGGATTGTAATCAAGCATCTATGGAAGAGCAGGCGAACTACTTGGGTAATCAATACAATAATCAGTATCAAGGAGGTAGTTCGGGTTATCAAAGGAACGGACCACCGAGGTTCGTTAATAGAAATCAAAATCAGTCATACGTGGATAAGGGTCCTTTACTAGAGGAGTTATTGCGGGGTTTTATAATAAAGACAGATGAAAGCATCACGTCATTGAGGCAAGATAGTGAATCAATAAAACAGCAAGTACGAAGTCAGCATGCCTCGATTCAGAATTTGGAACGGGATGTAGGGCGTATAGCTCAGTCGCTaacggagagaccaccgggtgctctccctTCGAATACACAATCCAATCCGAATGTCAATGTGCCACCCCGAGCAATCTGGACTAATAATAACCGAAATGATGTGAAGAATAAAGAGCCTCAAGTTTCTAATTATTCGCAAGTTAATGCTATTTCTGGTGTTGAGGGTTATGATTCCGATGAGGTTATTCCGACTTATACTTTTAATAGTGTAGACGTTTGGATTCGAGTTAGTGATATAACTCCCGCATATGGTAATTACTTAATGAGTTTGATGACGGGGAGTTCTTCTAGTTCGGGTAATCAAGAGTTGGAAGTTAAGAGTGTGGAGACTACCGAGTCTCCTGAGTTTagtgttgctgagattaaagtggaAGAAAAGGTGAAACCGTCACCTAAGTTGAAAGTTTACAAGCCACCCATTCCATATCCAAGAGCTATTCAATCCGAGCAACCAAAGGACACTGTTT gtatgcccaattatgggaaatttTTGAAAGATTTAATGGCGAAGAAGGGTGAGCATGAGCAGGCATCCTCCGCGTTTCTTGAAGCGAAATGTGCTGATATTTTGGAAAAGAGTGATATGCCACCAAAGTTAGGTGATCCCGGGCCATTCATAGTGCTCTGTAGTATTGATGACTCTGAAATTTTTAAGTGTTTAACTGATTCAGGTgtgagtatcaatcttatgccgttGTCTGTTTATTCACGTTTGGGTTTAAATGAACTTAAGTCGACTAATACTGGAGTTAGGATGGTTAACCAGTCAATTAGTAAAcccatagggattgctgaaaatttGGTGGTTAAGGTAGGTGAATTAGAGTTTCCAGAAGACTTTGTAGTTGTTGATATGCCGGAAGATAAAGTTGTGCCGATTgtgttaggaagaccatttttagcaACCGCAGGTACACTCACTGACTGGAGAACTTGTAAATTGATTTTAAGGGATATAGGTAAAACCTTAAGCTTTCAGACTAAGTTTAGTGTTAAACCACCACCCACACTTGTAGATTATGTGAATGTAATTACTAGTGTTGAAACTGAAGCTAGTAAACCGAATAAGTGTGGGGGAATGGTAGAGGAAAAGCTTATTGATACGCCTGATGATAGTGTTATTGATAAATCAATGAGGAAGTTGTATACTCGGGTTAggaatttaatatctgagaaagatgAGCATGTTAGGAACAGATTGGTGTCAAATCTTTCTAGAAAAGAAAGGAAAAGCTTAGGGAGTTGA